Proteins from a single region of Paenibacillus sp. BIHB 4019:
- a CDS encoding galactokinase family protein, with amino-acid sequence MSNQMLKRLQTDEGQALLAQMYGKQQLKEQTSRYQSLMEHFQAHFGEQEAGLFSSPGRCEIGGNHTDHNHGKVLAGSITLDTIGAAVKVDEPVITFFSEGYATKYVINLQDLQPQSGDDGTTSLVRGIAAGFIEAGFQVGGFNAYISSNVFSASGLSSSASFEMLIGTILNHYYNDGALDAVAMSKIGQSAENRYWNKPSGLLDQMACAYGGLIAIDFETPKEPVIKPVQWDFQKNGYSLVIVNTGGNHADLTEDYAAVPNEMYAVAKSLGALVCRDLSPEDIYTNLEAVRAAAGDRAVLRALHFFEENRRVDEQVSALEENRFNDFLTLITDSGNSSWKWLQNVYQSGAVQHQEIAIALSLTENYLKKIGAGACRIHGGGFAGVILTIIPNEHADAYMSWISGMLETPVLVVNVREHGAVHLNELLDRK; translated from the coding sequence TGTATGGAAAACAGCAGCTCAAAGAGCAAACTAGCCGGTATCAGTCGCTTATGGAACATTTTCAGGCGCATTTTGGAGAGCAGGAGGCTGGTTTGTTTAGTTCTCCAGGCAGGTGCGAGATTGGCGGCAATCATACGGATCATAATCACGGCAAGGTTCTAGCCGGAAGCATTACGCTGGATACGATTGGCGCTGCGGTGAAAGTGGACGAGCCCGTGATTACCTTTTTCTCGGAAGGCTATGCAACGAAATACGTGATTAATCTTCAGGATTTACAGCCGCAGTCTGGGGATGATGGTACGACATCGCTCGTTCGCGGCATTGCTGCGGGGTTTATTGAGGCCGGTTTTCAGGTGGGCGGCTTTAATGCTTATATTTCCAGCAATGTGTTTTCTGCGTCGGGGCTCAGCTCGTCCGCGTCCTTTGAAATGCTAATCGGTACGATTTTAAACCATTATTATAATGATGGGGCACTCGATGCCGTCGCCATGTCTAAAATTGGCCAATCTGCTGAAAATCGTTACTGGAATAAGCCGTCCGGTCTGCTGGACCAAATGGCCTGCGCCTATGGCGGTTTAATCGCGATTGATTTTGAGACGCCTAAGGAGCCTGTTATCAAGCCAGTTCAATGGGATTTTCAGAAAAATGGCTACTCCTTGGTCATTGTAAATACAGGCGGGAACCATGCTGATTTAACGGAGGATTACGCCGCGGTGCCTAATGAGATGTATGCGGTAGCCAAATCGCTAGGAGCATTGGTCTGTCGCGATTTGTCGCCAGAGGATATTTACACTAATTTGGAGGCGGTTAGAGCAGCGGCTGGAGACCGGGCTGTGCTGCGCGCCCTGCATTTCTTTGAGGAAAACCGTCGTGTGGATGAGCAGGTATCGGCGCTTGAGGAGAACAGGTTCAATGATTTCTTGACGCTCATTACGGATTCGGGGAATTCTTCGTGGAAGTGGCTTCAGAACGTATATCAAAGCGGAGCTGTTCAACATCAGGAGATTGCAATTGCGCTGTCCCTTACCGAAAACTATTTGAAAAAAATCGGCGCTGGCGCATGCCGCATTCATGGCGGAGGATTCGCTGGAGTGATTTTGACCATTATTCCTAACGAGCATGCGGATGCCTATATGTCCTGGATTAGCGGAATGCTGGAGACACCGGTGCTGGTCGTGAATGTGCGTGAGCATGGGGCTGTACACCTGAATGAGCTGTTAGATAGGAAGTAA